In the genome of Afipia felis ATCC 53690, the window GCACCGCCGAGGCGATGATGCCGTTGTCGTTGATCGACTTGGAAATCTCCTCCGGCAGCGGACCGGAATTGCCGATGCAGGTGGTGCAGCCGAAGCCGACAAGGTTGAAGCCGACCGCATCGAGATCCTTCTGCAGGCCGGAATTGGCGAGATATTCAGCCACGACCTGACTGCCCGGCGCGAGCGAGGTCTTCACCCACGGCTTCGCCTTCAGGCCCTTTGCCGCAGCCTTGCGCGCCAAGAGGCCCGCCGCCATCAGCACGCTCGGATTGGAGGTGTTGGTGCAGGAGGTGATCGCCGCGATCACGACGTCGCCATGGCCGAGATCGAACTTCTTGCCCTCGACCGGGAAACGCGCGGTGTCATCGGACTTTTTGTACTCGTTCGCCATCGCAACGGAGAAACCTTCCGCCACCGCAGGCAGCGCCACGCGGCCTTCCGGACGCTTCGGACCAGCGAGCGAGGGCACGACGTCGCCGAGGTCGAGCACCAGCTTTTCGGTGAAAACCGGATCGGTCGAGGCCGCCGTGCGGAACAGGCCCTGCGCCTTGGCGTATTTCTCGACCAGCGCGACGCGATCCGCCTTGCGGCCCGAGGTCTTGAGATAGTCGAGCGCGGACTTGTCGACCGGGAAGAAGCCGCAGGTCGCGCCGTATTCCGGCGCCATGTTGGCAATGGTTGCCTTGTCCGCGACAGAGAGATGATCGAGGCCGGGACCGTAGAATTCGACGAACTTGCCGACCACGCCCTGCTTGCGCAGCATCTGCGTCACGGTCAGCACGAGGTCGGTGGCGGTGACGCCTTCCTTCATCTTGCCCTTGAGCTTGAAGCCCACGACGTCAGGCAACAGCATCGACAGCGGCTGGCCGAGCATCGCGGCTTCCGCCTCGATGCCGCCGACGCCCCAGCCGAGCACGGCAAGACCGTTGACCATCGTGGTGTGGGAGTCGGTGCCGACCAGCGTATCCGGATAGGCGACTTCGAAAGTGCCGGTCTTCTTGCCGACGGTCATCCGTTCCTTACGGGTCCAGACCGTCTGCGCCAGATATTCAAGGTTGACCTGATGGCAGATGCCGGTGCCGGGCGGCACGACGGAGAAGTTCGAGAATGCCTGCTGGCCCCATTTCAGGAATTCGTAGCGTTCCTGGTTCTGCTTGTATTCTTCCTGGACGTTCTTGGCGAAAGCCTTGTTGTCGCCGAAGAAGTTCACGATCACCGAGTGGTCGATAACGAGATCGACCGGCACCAGCGGGTTGATCTTCTGTGCGTCGCCGCCGAGCGCCTTCATCGCGTTGCGCATCGCCGCGAGATCGACCACCGCGGGAACGCCGGTGAAATCCTGCATCAGCACGCGCGCGGGGCGGAATGCGATTTCATGCTGAAGGGTCTTCTTGCGCGCCCACTTCGAGAAGGCGACGATGTCTTCTTTCTTGACGCTGCGGCCGTCTTCGTTGCGCAGCATGTTTTCCAGAAGCACCTTCATCGAATAAGGTAGTCTGGAAATGCCTTTCAGGCCGTTCTTTTCCGCCGTCGGGAGGCTATAGTAGACGTAGGTCTTGCGTCCGACCTTGAGGGTTTTGCGGCTCTTGAAACTGTCGAGGGAGGGCATTAGGCGGGGTCCCGATCTAAAAGGATGACATCACGCAAACACGCTCCGCCGCCTCGAAAGAGGCATCCGCTTTCCACGGTTATGGCATTGCGGGCTGCAACAGGTGCGGGTTTATAGAATCTTTCCAGACTGCGCGCCACACGACAATCGTCTTTGACTCATGCGGTTCTGTAATAGCGGCGCGCCTGATTTCCCGGATTGTGGAATGGGTTGTTTTTAATGGGGCTCTCCGGCCGTAACATATCGTGCACCAGAGGCGGCCGCACGGTTTTTACCGGCGTCAGCTTCGATGTTGCAGCCGGCGAGGCGCTCGCGATCACCGGCGCGAACGGCGCGGGAAAATCGTCGCTGCTACGCATGCTTGCGGGGCTGCTGCCGCTCGCCGGCGGATGCATTCATTATGCGGAAAATGTTTCCGAATTGACGCTTGCCGAACAGACGCACTATCTCGGCCACCGCGATCCCTTCAAACCTGCCCTCAGCGTGCGCGAAAATCTCAATTTCTGGCAGCGTTATCTCGGCAGCGCAGCTATGAACATTGAACACGCCCTGACGGCGGTCGGCCTCGGCGCCATCGGCCATTTGCCCGCAGGCTTCCTGTCGGCGGGACAGAAGCGGCGGCTGTCGATCGCGCGCCTCATCGCCGTGAAGCGGCCAATCTGGCTGCTCGACGAGCCCGCGACCGCACTCGACGCCGCAGGTCAAGCCGCCTTCATCGCCATCATGCAGTCGCACCTCGACGGCGGCGGGCTGATCGCAGCGGCTACCCACGGCCCGCTCGGAATCACCGCTCGTGAATTGCGGCTCGGAGCGCGCGCATGAGCGCCTTCATCGCTTTGATCCAGCGCGATCTGCGGATTTCGTGGAGGCTCGGCGGCGGCGGTCTGCTCGGCGTGCTGTTCTTCCTCAGCGTCGTCGTACTGATGCCGTTCGCGCTCGGCCCCGACGTGCCGCTGCTGAAGCGGATTGGCCCCGCCGTGCTGTGGCTCGGCGCCATGCTCGCGAGCCTGCTCACGCTCGATCGCCTTTTCACCGCCGACCAGGACGACGGTTCGCTCGACCTTCTGCTGATGAGTCCGGTGCCACTCGAGATGAGCTGCCTCGCCAAGGGCCTCGCGCACTGGCTCGCCACGGGCCTGCCGCTGATCGTCGCGACGCCTCTGCTCGGCGTGCTGCTCAACCTCGAACCTGAAACGTCCCTGTTTGTCGCGCTGACGCTGCTCGCAGGCACTCCTGCCCTCACCTTCACCGGCATGATTGGCGCAGCGCTCGCTGTGACCATGCGCCGCGGCGGCCTGTTGCTGGCGGTGCTGGTGCTGCCACTCTCTATACCGGTGCTGATTTTCGGCGTCGCAGCCTCCAATGCCGCCATTGTGGAACAGGGCCGGTTCGGCGCGCCATTTTCCATTCTCTGCGCGCTGACGCTCGCGGGTTTCATCATCGGCCCGCTTGCGGCCGCCGCGAGCCTGCGGCAGGGGCTGGATTAAAGCGATGAACGGCCCCGGATGGCATTGATGGACCTCATTGCGCCCTTCCCGCCGCATCGCTAAAACGCCGCCATGTTCCTTGCCCGGCTTGCCAACCCCTCGCGTTTTCTTGCCTTTACCGCCCGCGTCCTGCCGTGGCTCGCGGTTGCGACCGCGTTGTTGCTTGCGATCGGGTTTTATCAGTCATGGACCGCGCCCGACGATTACCAGCAGGGCGCGACGGTGAAGATCATGTTCATCCACGTTCCCAATGCGTGGCTGTCGATGTTCGTCTGGATGGTGATGAGCGTCTCGGCGCTGGGCACACTGGTGTGGAAGCATCCGCTGGCCGATGTTGCCGCCAAGGCGGCAGCACCAATCGGCGCGTCCTTCACGTTTCTCGCGCTCGCCACCGGCTCGCTCTGGGGCCGTCCGATGTGGGGCACCTATTGGCAATGGGACGCACGGCTAACCTCGGTGCTCATCCTGTTCCTGATGTATCTCAGCCTGATCGCGCTGTGGCGCGCGGTGGAGGATCCTTCGCGCGCGGCACGCGCCGCCGCCGTGCTGACGCTGGTCGGCGCCATCAATATTCCGATCATCAAATTTTCCGTGGAGTGGTGGAATACGCTGCATCAGGGCGAATCGGTGTTCCGCATGGGCGGACCGACGCTCGACCGTGCCTTCCTCGTTCCGCTGCTCACCATGGCGGTCGGCTTCACGCTGCTGTTCGTTACGCTGCATCTCGCCGCCATGCGCAACGAGATTCTGCGGCGACGGGTACGGACCCTGCAGATGATGCAGGCTGACGGGCGCGCATCATGAGCGTGCTCGGACCCTACGCTGTCTTTATCGCGACCTCCTACGCACTGGTCGCGCTCGTGGTCGGCGGGCTGATTGCGGCCATCGTCGTCGATTATCGCCACCAGCAGGCTGAACTGCGCCGCCTGGAAGCGAGCGGCGTGATGCGACGCTCCTCCGGCAAAACCTCCGAACAGCCATGACGCCTGAATCGACACCATCGCGTTCGCGTCGCTCCTGGCTTGTCGCCCTGCCGCTCATCGTATTCTGCGGCCTCGCGGTGCTGTTCTGGTTCGGCCTGCGCGACGGTGATCCGTCCCGCATTCCCTCGGCGTTGATCGGCCGTCCCGCGCCCGCGACGCCGCTGCCCCCGGTTGCCGAATTGACGCGCGACGGACAGGCCGTGCCCGGCCTCGATCCGGCGGCGTTCAAGCAGCAAGTCACGGTGGTGAACGTGTGGGCCTCATGGTGTGTGCCCTGCCACGACGAGGCGCCGCTTTTGATGAATCTCGCACAGGACAGCCGGATTCGCCTCGTCGGCATTAATTATAAAGACGCACCGGACAACGCCCGACGCTTTCTCGGCCGCTACGGCAATCCGTTCACGGCGGTTGGCAGCGACGCCAACGGTCGCGCGGCGATCGACTGGGGCGTCTACGGCGTGCCGGAGACGTTCGTGATCGATCGCAAGGGTACCATCGCCTTCAAGCTGATCGGCCCAATCACGCCCAGTAATCTCGAAACCGTTCTCAAGCCCGAGATCGAAAAGGCGCTGCACTCCGGCGCATAAAATTGCGACCGCGCTTTGGGAATCGTCGCGCGGCTGCGACGAAAATTATTTTCGCGATTTATCCGCCGTTCATTTCAGGGCCACAGCACGGCCACGAATGGGCCTCTCACTCGGACGCGTTGCAAACCCCGTCCCGGAGGACGTTTCCGATGCGTTACTTCAAGCCTGTTTCATTGACTGCAGCTCTGCTCGCGCTGGGCCTGTTCGCCGCACCTTCGTTCGCCCAGTCACCGCAGCCCGCGCCCGGCGCCGCGATGGCCCCGAAAACCGCGCCGGTCTCGACGCCGAAATCCGACAAGATGGCGCCGAAGGCCGCCACCAAGACCGAGCTCATCGACATCAATTCGGCGAGCGCCGACGAGCTCAAGGCGCTGAAGGGCATCGGCGACACCTATTCCGCCGCGATCATCAAGAACCGCCCCTATAAGGGCAAGGACGACCTCGTGCACAAGAAGGTCATCCCGAAGAAGACCTATGCCGGGATCAAGAATCAGATCATCGCCAAACAGAAATAACGGGAACGGCTCTGGCCGATTGCCTGAATACCTGACAAAGGCCGCTCATGGGTTCCATGGGCGGCTTTTGCGACGAATCCGGCCCCGATTCTTCCGAAAACCTCACAAACGGAGTGGCCTGACAGCTTGAGTCTCGGCCCAACCTCGCCTAAAAGTCGGCCCGACCAACGGCCCCGCGCCGACAATGCCGGAGAGGTGGCAGAGTGGTCGAATGCACCGCACTCGAAATGCGGCATAGGTGCAAGCCTATCGGGGGTTCGAATCCCTCCCTCTCCGCCAAAAACTCAAATATTTTAGATACTTAATTATCTCTCGCCCGATCTTGGCGCTTCCAAATCAGTGCCCCCAAAGGCCTCCTGCACCATTCTGCACCTATAGGCCCAAGCTGTGTAAGGGCGGCTCCTCAACGCGAGGACGCGTCGGCTCACTCCAGTCGATGACGTCGCTCCTTCACCGGCAACGCTTGCACGACCAAAACACGGTGACGCCGCACGTCACAAACATCCCCCTATCGAGGTCGTCGGCAACAAGACGATCACCACGTATTCCCGAATGACTTGCAGACCTTCATCAACAAGATGCACTTCGTGCGAGCGCTCTTTGCCAAGCGTGAAGGCCTCGATGGCATGCGACCTTCGAAACGCTTGCGCACAACAAGAACTTCCCGCTGCGACGCCCGGATCTTTATCTATCAGTATATTCGACGTTTCAATTTCCTTAGGGCTTCGCGCCTGACCATATTTATCAGTCGCTCATAAGCGGCTGATAACAAAGGCGCGAAGCATCCAGTGGACTGGGGTCAACTCGAGAGAGCCAGCGGACTAAACGACCACTTCGATAAATCTTGGTGCACCTCGCATCGCCAACTTTCGACACATCTGCGAACAGCTTGAAAGATTGATCGTATACAAGCACACATCCGATGGAGCGTTCAGGAAGCGCTACGTCATCTGTTTCTGAGCATCTGTTGGGCGAGATCGCAACGTGTCTGAGGCCGTCAAGTCAAATCAATCGCTTCAGA includes:
- the ccmA gene encoding heme ABC exporter ATP-binding protein CcmA, whose product is MGLSGRNISCTRGGRTVFTGVSFDVAAGEALAITGANGAGKSSLLRMLAGLLPLAGGCIHYAENVSELTLAEQTHYLGHRDPFKPALSVRENLNFWQRYLGSAAMNIEHALTAVGLGAIGHLPAGFLSAGQKRRLSIARLIAVKRPIWLLDEPATALDAAGQAAFIAIMQSHLDGGGLIAAATHGPLGITARELRLGARA
- a CDS encoding DsbE family thiol:disulfide interchange protein, with the protein product MTPESTPSRSRRSWLVALPLIVFCGLAVLFWFGLRDGDPSRIPSALIGRPAPATPLPPVAELTRDGQAVPGLDPAAFKQQVTVVNVWASWCVPCHDEAPLLMNLAQDSRIRLVGINYKDAPDNARRFLGRYGNPFTAVGSDANGRAAIDWGVYGVPETFVIDRKGTIAFKLIGPITPSNLETVLKPEIEKALHSGA
- the ccmD gene encoding heme exporter protein CcmD; translation: MSVLGPYAVFIATSYALVALVVGGLIAAIVVDYRHQQAELRRLEASGVMRRSSGKTSEQP
- a CDS encoding heme ABC transporter permease, giving the protein MFLARLANPSRFLAFTARVLPWLAVATALLLAIGFYQSWTAPDDYQQGATVKIMFIHVPNAWLSMFVWMVMSVSALGTLVWKHPLADVAAKAAAPIGASFTFLALATGSLWGRPMWGTYWQWDARLTSVLILFLMYLSLIALWRAVEDPSRAARAAAVLTLVGAINIPIIKFSVEWWNTLHQGESVFRMGGPTLDRAFLVPLLTMAVGFTLLFVTLHLAAMRNEILRRRVRTLQMMQADGRAS
- the acnA gene encoding aconitate hydratase AcnA, with protein sequence MPSLDSFKSRKTLKVGRKTYVYYSLPTAEKNGLKGISRLPYSMKVLLENMLRNEDGRSVKKEDIVAFSKWARKKTLQHEIAFRPARVLMQDFTGVPAVVDLAAMRNAMKALGGDAQKINPLVPVDLVIDHSVIVNFFGDNKAFAKNVQEEYKQNQERYEFLKWGQQAFSNFSVVPPGTGICHQVNLEYLAQTVWTRKERMTVGKKTGTFEVAYPDTLVGTDSHTTMVNGLAVLGWGVGGIEAEAAMLGQPLSMLLPDVVGFKLKGKMKEGVTATDLVLTVTQMLRKQGVVGKFVEFYGPGLDHLSVADKATIANMAPEYGATCGFFPVDKSALDYLKTSGRKADRVALVEKYAKAQGLFRTAASTDPVFTEKLVLDLGDVVPSLAGPKRPEGRVALPAVAEGFSVAMANEYKKSDDTARFPVEGKKFDLGHGDVVIAAITSCTNTSNPSVLMAAGLLARKAAAKGLKAKPWVKTSLAPGSQVVAEYLANSGLQKDLDAVGFNLVGFGCTTCIGNSGPLPEEISKSINDNGIIASAVLSGNRNFEGRVSPDVQANYLASPPLVVAHALAGTVTKNLAVDPIGTGKDGKPVYLKDIWPTTKEVNDFIKKYVTSTIFKKKYADVFKGDTNWRKIKTTASDTYRWNMSSTYVQNPPYFEGMKMQPEPTTDIVNARILAMFGDKITTDHISPAGSIKLTSPAGKYLSEHQVRPADFNQYGTRRGNHEVMMRGTFANIRIKNMMLKGADGNIPEGGLTKHWPDGEQMSIYDAAMKYQQEQVPLVVFAGAEYGNGSSRDWAAKGTRLLGVRAVITQSFERIHRSNLVGMGVLPLTFEDGASWASIGLKGDEEVSIRGLAGELKPRQKLVAEIVSSNGSKQEVPLLCRIDTLDELEYYRNGGILQYVLRNLAAA
- a CDS encoding ComEA family DNA-binding protein, which encodes MRYFKPVSLTAALLALGLFAAPSFAQSPQPAPGAAMAPKTAPVSTPKSDKMAPKAATKTELIDINSASADELKALKGIGDTYSAAIIKNRPYKGKDDLVHKKVIPKKTYAGIKNQIIAKQK
- the ccmB gene encoding heme exporter protein CcmB; amino-acid sequence: MSAFIALIQRDLRISWRLGGGGLLGVLFFLSVVVLMPFALGPDVPLLKRIGPAVLWLGAMLASLLTLDRLFTADQDDGSLDLLLMSPVPLEMSCLAKGLAHWLATGLPLIVATPLLGVLLNLEPETSLFVALTLLAGTPALTFTGMIGAALAVTMRRGGLLLAVLVLPLSIPVLIFGVAASNAAIVEQGRFGAPFSILCALTLAGFIIGPLAAAASLRQGLD